One window from the genome of Schistocerca piceifrons isolate TAMUIC-IGC-003096 chromosome 1, iqSchPice1.1, whole genome shotgun sequence encodes:
- the LOC124797243 gene encoding protein FAM102A-like, whose product MAFMLQRKKYYKFQVEICVEELTAVPFINAVLFAKVRLLNGGGFTETSSREEVREHTVQWAAKFQFDCKMTANASTGVLNPCILRISVRREVKGGRSFQKLGFCTVNLAEFAGCGEIARRYLLEGYGTHQRQDNSVLGVSIKMNLLSGDILFKVPSASAKPSPVTKQDNNEADSCERGATLSSGPTAKSVTGVTPASGSLSRKRLGLTSCEIAPNVEPVVKEGDRQIEIVSSTENGEYSTARLESGPTSSSVNNNTDLHTVNGYSHHRWHSSPKIYRHARNSSTGFCFNETSGLDETSSLDRRKKAEHGIIRDSNSGSGIDADSLIDELIRSTIHDQPNENDENLGLQLFIAKDGSTTLGTPKTRSQVLSGSLKEVVVKSNQN is encoded by the coding sequence ATGGCATTTATGCTGCAAAGGAAAAAATATTACAAGTTTCAGGTAGAAATCTGTGTAGAAGAACTGACTGCGGTACCTTTCATCAACGCAGTACTGTTTGCTAAAGTGAGACTACTAAATGGGGGAGGCTTCACCGAAACTTCTAGCAGGGAGGAAGTACGCGAACATACTGTGCAGTGGGCTGCAAAATTTCAGTTTGACTGTAAAATGACAGCTAACGCGTCTACTGGCGTACTTAACCCGTGTATCCTTCGAATATCTGTTCGCAGAGAAGTGAAGGGTGGTCGCTCATTTCAAAAGCTTGGTTTTTGTACTGTAAATCTTGCAGAATTTGCAGGCTGTGGTGAAATTGCAAGGCGGTATCTACTGGAAGGATATGGTACACACCAGAGACAAGATAATTCAGTGCTTGGTGTTTCCATAAAAATGAATTTGCTTTCAGGTGATATTCTGTTCAAGGTACCATCTGCATCAGCAAAACCCAGTCCTGttacaaaacaagacaacaatgaaGCTGACAGCTGTGAAAGAGGAGCTACTCTTTCAAGTGGCCCCACAGCTAAGTCAGTAACAGGTGTAACACCAGCTAGTGGCAGCTTATCCAGAAAAAGACTGGGATTAACTTCATGTGAAATTGCTCCAAATGTTGAGCCTGTAGTTAAAGAAGGAGACAGGCAGATAGAGATTGTATCGAGCACTGAAAATGGTGAATACTCTACAGCTCGTCTTGAAAGTGGTCCAACATCAAGCAGTGTGAACAATAATACTGACTTGCATACTGTCAATGGCTACAGCCATCATCGATGGCACAGCAGCCCCAAGATATATAGACATGCAAGAAATTCCAGCACTGGTTTTTGTTTCAATGAAACTTCAGGACTTGACGAGACATCATCTTTAGATAGGCGGAAGAAGGCAGAGCATGGAATTATTCGTGATAGTAATTCAGGTAGTGGAATTGATGCTGATAGTTTGATTGATGAACTTATTAGGTCAACCATACATGATCAGCCAaatgaaaatgatgaaaatttGGGGTTGCAACTTTTTATAGCTAAAGATGGTTCAACTACCCTGGGAACTCCTAAAACCAGAAGTCAGGTACTTTCAGGAAGTTTGAAAGAAGTTGTAGTGAAGTCTAATCAAAATTAG